One window of the Sulfitobacter alexandrii genome contains the following:
- the rimM gene encoding ribosome maturation factor RimM (Essential for efficient processing of 16S rRNA) codes for MTDLICVGAIAGAYGVRGELRVKSYCAVPEDIESYSPLWSEDGSRRFALAILRPIKNGFAARIPEVATKEDADALRGTALYAERSQLPGLPDDEFYHADLIGLEVYDTGGVLLGRVKTVQNHGADDLLELQLAGNSATTFLPFTKRAVPTVDLASGRIVADPPEGVLPDPRA; via the coding sequence ATGACCGACCTGATTTGCGTCGGCGCCATCGCCGGCGCTTACGGGGTACGCGGCGAGCTTCGCGTCAAGAGCTACTGCGCGGTCCCCGAGGACATCGAATCCTACAGCCCCCTCTGGTCCGAGGACGGCAGCCGCCGCTTTGCCCTGGCGATCCTGCGGCCGATCAAGAACGGCTTTGCCGCGCGCATACCCGAAGTGGCGACCAAGGAAGACGCCGATGCCCTGCGCGGCACCGCTCTCTATGCGGAACGGTCGCAGCTTCCCGGCCTTCCGGATGACGAATTCTATCATGCCGACCTGATCGGGTTGGAGGTCTACGATACCGGCGGGGTTTTGCTGGGTCGGGTCAAGACGGTGCAGAACCACGGTGCGGACGACCTGCTCGAGCTGCAGCTGGCCGGCAATTCGGCAACCACCTTCCTGCCCTTCACCAAGCGGGCCGTCCCCACTGTCGATCTCGCGTCGGGCCGGATCGTCGCGGATCCGCCCGAGGGCGTGCTGCCGGATCCGCGCGCCTGA